The genomic window CCATACCAGCGATGCCGTTCAGTGCCGAGCAGTAGATGATCGGAAAATCCAACTGCTCATCAGAGGCGCCAAGGTTGTCGAACAGATCAAATATCTGGTCAACCACCCAATCAGGGCGCGCGCCCGGGCGGTCAATCTTGTTGACCACGACAATCGGTTTCAGGCCCTGAGCAAAGGCTTTCTGGGTCACAAAGCGGGTTTGCGGCATCGGGCCATCAACGGCGTCAACCAGTAGGAGCACTGAGTCGACCATAGACATGACGCGCTCGACCTCGCCACCAAAATCAGCGTGCCCAGGCGTATCCACGATGTTGATGTGGTAACCATTGCCCTTGCCATCCTGCCACTGAATAGCGGTGTTCTTGGCCAGGATGGTAATGCCACGCTCTTTTTCCTGGTCGTTGGAATCCATGATCCGCTCCTGCCCTTCGGCTTTGCGGTCCAGGGTGCCCGACTGACTCAGGAGTTTGTCGACCAGGGTGGTTTTACCATGGTCAACGTGGGCGATAATGGCGATATTGCGGAGGTTCTCGATCACGACACGATCCTGCTAGAAAAATAGGGCAGCATTATAGAGGTACGAAGCGGTTTACTGCCAGCACTGTATTGAGAGCTGCATTCAAGGATGATGTTAATGAGGCTTTTTTAAGGCCCTATCAACGCGAGTACCCGACTACTGTAGCAGATGGTCGTGCATGCTTGTGTTTTCGCTGGGTCAGCGCATCCGGTAAGATAAGGCTTTTCCCGGCATGGGCATGACTATGACCATCGGTAATTTGATGCGGTTATTAAGCGATGGAAGCGTGCATTCCGGCGAGCAGTTGGGTAATGCCATGGGTATTTCCCGCGCAGCCGTATGGAAGCAGTTAAAAAAACTCGACGCCATGGGGGTTGCGGTAGAGGCTGTGAAAGGTCGCGGTTATCAGCTTGCTCAACCCATTGAGCCGCTGGACGGCGCGGCCATTGTCGCGCACCTGCCTGCCGATGCCCGTCATCTGCTGACCCGTTTGCTGGTGGAAGATCAGCTGGCGTCAAGCAATGCCTATCTGCGTGAGCGCTTTCAGCAAGGCGCTGGCCATGGCGAGGTCTGTCTGGCGGAGTCGCAGACGGCAGGGCGTGGCCGGCGTGGCCGCAGCTGGGTAACGCCTTGGGGGCAGAGTCTTATATTGTCAGTGGGCTGGCGTTTCGAAAGTGGCGTGATTGCACTTGAAGGCCTGAGCCTTGCGGTGGGCGTAGTGACTGCTCAGGTGCTGGAAGCCTATGGCGTTCACCCCAGGCTCAAATGGCCCAACGACGTACTCTTGCCTGACCGTAACGGGGAGTTGGCCAAGTTGGCGGGTATTCTGGTTGAAGTAACCGGTGATGCTGCTGGCCCGTGTGAAGTGGTCATTGGTATTGGTCTGAACCTGTCGATGAGTGACGCCCAGCGCCAGGCGATTGGCCAGCCGGTGGCGGCCCTTAGTGACGCCTGCCCGCATCTGGGGCGTAACCAACTGGCAGCTGAGTTGGTGGCAGGGCTTCTGGCCATGCTGTCAACGTTCGAGAAATGTGGTTTTCAAGCCTGGCAGGCTGAGTGGAACCAACGCCATGCGTTTGCCAATCAACCTATTCATGTTTTGCAGGGCCAACAAGGCTGTGAAGCAACGGCAGGGGATGTTGATGCTAGCGGTAATCTTTGGGTCAGTGAAGCAAATGGCCAGTCGCGTCGCCTTGCAGGCGGCGAGATCAGTATACGCAGGCGCCTATGATTCTTGACCTTGATATTGGCAATACCTTGTCCAAGTGGCGTTTGAAAGACGTTGATAGCAGTGAGATCCGTTCGCGTGGTGCTGTCTGGACCCGTGAGGAATGGCGGCCAGGCGCGGATATCCCGGATCTCGACGTAGTGGAGTCGGTGCGAATTTCCAGCGTGGCGCGTAAAGCCGTGCTGGACGATACCGTCAGCCTGTTGCGCCATAGAGTGCCCAACGTCTTTGTCGCCCGCTCGACCCGCGAGGCCCTGGGAGTCATCAATGGTTATGAGGAGCCAGGCCGCTTGGGGGTTGATCGCTGGATGGGTGCGCTGGCGGGGTATCAACTGGCA from Halomonas sp. CH40 includes these protein-coding regions:
- a CDS encoding biotin--[acetyl-CoA-carboxylase] ligase; amino-acid sequence: MTIGNLMRLLSDGSVHSGEQLGNAMGISRAAVWKQLKKLDAMGVAVEAVKGRGYQLAQPIEPLDGAAIVAHLPADARHLLTRLLVEDQLASSNAYLRERFQQGAGHGEVCLAESQTAGRGRRGRSWVTPWGQSLILSVGWRFESGVIALEGLSLAVGVVTAQVLEAYGVHPRLKWPNDVLLPDRNGELAKLAGILVEVTGDAAGPCEVVIGIGLNLSMSDAQRQAIGQPVAALSDACPHLGRNQLAAELVAGLLAMLSTFEKCGFQAWQAEWNQRHAFANQPIHVLQGQQGCEATAGDVDASGNLWVSEANGQSRRLAGGEISIRRRL